The segment AAAGTCTCTTAAGAGGCTTCAACGAACAAATAAGGGGATTCTTCTTCAGGAAAGTCCACCATGCTGGTCAGCCTCACTGGGTCAGGCTGATtctactccaaaatcactgacatGGACAGACAACAGAAAGAACTCAGAGATGCAGAGATATTGTAATTTGCTTAAGGTCACCAAAGTATTTACTGGCAGAGTTCAGACCTGACCTGGGGAGCCACAAAAGACACCTCTGCCCAAGGTGCATGGAGAGCACAGTCTGTCTGAATGGGATCCTGGCATCACTGGTTATCTCCCAGGGCCAGCTGTGCACACTGGgcttggaggggcttccctggattCTGAGTCGTTGTGCGACTCAAGGACACGGGGCAGGACTGAATTGGGCTTGTGGGTGCTTTTTTGTTTGGCCTGCACGGTGTTTACTTTAATTCGCTGCCAAAGAAAATGTATAATGTGGAGAGAACAGTATCATCAACAACACACACCCATCCCTCAGTTTCAACTCTTGACTTATCTGCTTCACTCCTAGCCAAccctccttctcttcccacccctggattattttgaagcaaatctagACATATTATCTCATTGCAAACATTCATTATGTGTTCCTATCACAAAGAAACTCTTCTACAATccttttttaaaaggatttttgcCCCAGAAAGTAgaaagctttacagagaaaaaaaaatccagattccTGTCTTCTCCTAATAAGCTGGAAGCTCTGTCCACACTGGGCTGGAAGGTAATCACGGTCACAGCTGAGTGGACATTGCTCTTTGGATAAGGAAGATGATGCCTCCTTTGCTGCAGTCCCCACCACTCCCGACTGTCCCCTACCTGGCCAGCTCAAATACGCAAATCAGCTGCCTCATTTCTGTGcattgcatgtgtgtatgtgtgtgagttttttccttcttttttaaaaaaattttaaaaatttcctttttttaaaaaaaattttctatatttttattttccattggaGTATAGTGGCTTaacaatgctatgttagtttcaggtgtgcagcaaagtgattcattatacatatatatgtgtctattcttttccaaattccttTCCCGTTTAGGTTGCTCCATATCATTGAGcagagttacctgtgctataccgtaggtctttgttgattatccattttaaataggcATTTGATTTTTGTAGGGAATTGACTTAAAGGAGAAGGTAGACAAGACTTCAACAGCTTGAAAACCGTGAAAATTGACTAAGAGATAGTACGGTGTGTAAGGCAGTTTGTAGAACCCCATTACGCATTTGGAAGGAAGCTTCCAAAGTTGAGATGTAACTAATTTAGGAATTTTGCTCAGAGACCAGGGTGGaagcggtggggggggggggggggggggggggggcagtagAGAGACAACGTACTACACGATGAAATCTTCTACAGATTTTCTCATTCAATCATGAATCTCACCCCAAAAGTGGGGTTTATCCCTATttcacacatgaggaaactgaggcaaagagaagttaagtaagctTCCCAAGGCCACTCAGGTAACGAGCAGCAGAATCAGGATTCAAACCTGGAGGATGCCTGGCTCTAAAATGAAGCCTCTTCACCAGAACCAAGgatcctttatttatttaattatttgccTGTTTTATTACAATCTTTTTCTGTCTGCACTGggttgtgtgcaggctttctctagtgtggCGAGAAGGAATCAGGAGGCACTGACCGCCATCTCCTCCCCACAGGTTGTCCCCTTCACTGGGACGATCCAAGGGGGTCTCCAGGATGGACACAAGATCACCATCATTGGGACCGTTCTTCCCTCAGGCGGGAACAGGTACCGGGAATTGTCTCTCTCAGCCTCACCCTGAGTGAACCACGGTGCTGTCAGTTCAGGAGGGTCCACCCAGCATCCTCCAAGTGTCTGCACTTGGCTCCAGGGATGGGAAGGGCCTGGCCCTGCCAACAGTGCATGAGACCCCGGCCACCCGCACGTAGCATCCAGGGCACCATTAAGCAGACTCCCCAGAGACAGGGGGGATGGAGGCTCACAGTCTAGGGAGGGAAGCAGGCCAGCCCAGAGCAGAGTTCTGGAACGGAACCTCATACACGACGACCCAGAGCTGCAGATACGTCAACTTCCTCCATTTCCTGCAGTCACCTGCGTCTGCTTCAGAACCCTCATGTGGGCTGACGTGGAAATATTTAAACTTGCCTTCAAGGCTGCGGTTTGGTCTCTTTCGGCTTCAAGGTCTTTGCTGCTAAAGtcaattcaaaatataaatatctcaGCTCTGTTTCCCATCCCCCTCCTTCCCGAGGTGGGCTGTCTGGGAACACAGAAGAGCTTGCATATATTCTCAGAGGCGGGAGGGTCATCAGTGGCTCAAGCAGCCCTGACTGACCTCTGCCGAGGGCTGGGTGACCCAGAGGCCTACAGCATGTGCCTGTGTGGGTGGGGTCCAGGTGGGCTGCACCCTGAGATCCACAGTGTCCACCGAGGCCCCTCTGGACACATGACTTCTCTCAGAAGCCTCTAGATGACTTCCTCTGCCACTGCCTCCCCTGCCAGGTGACACAGCCTCACTGACCAtgggactcttgagagccctgaGTGCCCCCAGGGCACTCGGAGGGAGGTGAGGCACCCGGTTTCCCAGAAACCGTTCCAGCAGGGGAATCGGGACCCTTGTTTCTGAACTTccatccctccctctgcccccttccctgTGCCGACCCTTCTTCCCAGCACAGGAGGGCTTTCTACTCCACTCTAACAGACCTGTCTCTACCTCCGTGGGGCCCCCTTCCAATGGAAGCtgctcttctctccttccctgggAACACAGCCATGAGGCTGGAGGATGGCAAAGGGAAAATTACACCCCGATATTTCAGGAACACCATTCTTCACTTTGAGAGGAACAGGGACTTCGATTTTCTCACTCTAGAATCACTTGGAACagcctttcctttttttgttccCAGAGGGAGCCTCTAGGGCTCAGGTCCCAGCCAGTTCTGTTGGTCTTGCTGGCTGAGAGCTCTCCAAGCACCTTAGTGTTGAGGACAATACCCCAAACTCACCCTCGTAACTGATAAAGCAGTGGGTTCTCAGGGTTTCCTTGGAAGGTGCGTGGGCACCcttctgcgcttccactgcagcaggCAAGGGTTCCATCCttagttgaggaactaagatcctgcaggccatgCTTCAcagttcaaacaaacaaaaaaccaaaaatgggCCCTGCAGATAGAATGTCCACTGAGGGCCGCCCATGAGTGTGCTGCAGCGCCTGGCTCTGTGGAGATGACACGGGAGCGAGGCGCACTCTCTGATTGCTGTGTGTTGGTTGGGGAGACCAGAGTGACTCTGAGAAGCAGGCTGTGAACCGCACTGGTTCTGAGTTCAGGCAAGGTGGTGGGACGTAATTCTTGCTGGAGAACCTCAGATCAGAACTTGGTTTGGGGATATGCAGGAGTTCCACCTGGGAAAAGTCAGAAAAAACATCGATGGCACCCCCTTCATGAGCCAGGCCCCTTGGAAGCTCCTTTTTTTTTAGCCCTTACCTTAGAGTCATGGCTGTACCCAGAGGAGGTTGGGAAGGTGAGGAGAGATGGGAACAAGCAATCACTTACTCGGCATCATCCCCGAAGGAAGGCAGTCACCCCCTTTCCTGGGTGGGGCAGCTTGAATAGCGTGGTCTTGGTCATTGCAAATGACAAacagggcagagctgggctcaGGGTCCAGGCCTGCTGACCTCACTGGGGGCAGGTGGACACACGATAGCCTCCAGTgagggacagacacacacaccgagGTCCCCACGGCCGGAAAGCTAGGGTTTATTCTACGTCTCCCCTTTAGACACCATCTCTGTAGGCGGCCCACCAGTGCCATAAGTCCTTTCCACTTGCCCTCTTCTGTCCCAACTTAATGGACGTGGGCAGGCCTCGGCGACCACTTGGTCCAAAAGGCTCTCACTTCCAGGCACATTTTTCAAGTTCCAACTTGGATACAAATGTCTTTACCCATAGAAATTCACACTGTAAAGGCAAAATGTGGTAACTGAACAAAAGCACATTAGTGCAAATtaggtgaacaaaacagacagcaGCAGACTAGGGCTGGGCACCAACCAGCCATGCAGGCTGTGTGCAGATTCCCAGATGGATGTCAGTCAAAAGTTGGAGAACTTCCTGTTCTCACCCTTGGGAATAAACCAGGACACCAAGCACTGCCTGACTTCCCTCCACCTAGGTTTGCTGTGAACCTTCAGACCGGCTATAGTGACCATGACATTGCCTTCCACTTCAACCCTCGGTTTGAAGAGGGTGGGTATGTGGTCTGCAACACGAAGCAGAGAGGAAGCTGGGGGCCGGAGGAGAGGAAGATGCAGATGCCCTTCCAGAGGGGGAGTTCGTTTGAGCTCTGCTTCCAGGTACAGAGCTCGGAGTTCAGGGTGAGTTGGAACTCTCCTCTCGTCCCTTCAGCTGCCTGTCCCCTGTCTCGATCAGGCTCCATGTATGGTCTTAAAATAGTCATGTGAACAACACCTTTGTACAGAGAAGAGGATCATTTCCTTGTAAGGCTGCAGGCCCCTTACACACCTTCACCTGCATTTACAAATGTACCTGTTGCTTCATTTACTCCAGAAATTAGCAGCAGAGAAGTCACCATGGTGCTTTTTGGCCTCCTTGTGTCTTTGGAGCCCaagttatttccatttctctgttgtaCCCCTTCTTCCACTCCAGGTCCCTGGGAACATTTCTCTTCCTGTTACCTTGTTGGTGCCTTTATCCAGGTGTAATTAATGACTTGGTTTCGCAGGACATTGCACATTGCTTTTGCAAGCAGAGCAGTGTCTCTGGGCTTGGGAAGAAGGAGGGGGCGGGGTGAGTCCATCTGTGTCTGTGCTTCTCTTTGTGAACACAAATGCCGCCACGCCCTTGTCACGTAACCTGATGTCACCTCTCCTCTGCTCCCCACCAACATTTGTATGTATATTTCAATATGCATATTTCAGTAATACCCCAGGTGAGCTATGATTAGAAAGACAAACAACCAAAAGAGTAAGAAAGCAATGACTGGAGCCAGACAGAGATAGCGCCTGGATGCCCTCTGGGTCCCAAGCACGTTCCTGTGACTGGCACATCTCTGAAGGCTGATGCCCGGATCTATAGGGAATGAATGTGGAACCAGATGCAGGCCTAAGCTTCTGGAAGCAGGGGTCCCGGAGGCCCAGGTGTGTGCCCACCTGGCTGGGGCCCCCTCCCTGGCATGTGCACGTCTCTCGGCAGGTGATAGTGAACAGGAACCTCTTCATGCAGTATGCCCACCGCGTGCCCTTCCACCGCATCGATGCCATCTGCATCACGGGCGTCGTGCAGCTGTCCTCCATCAGCTTCCAGGTCAGACTGTCCACCCAGCGCTCGTCCCCAGGGGCTGGGTGTGGGGCCCAGTTCCCTGGGCCTGGGCCCTGCTGTGTGGACCCAAAGTGCCAGCCGGTCTCCTTTCCACGCCCctggctcccttctcctcctcgtGTCGCTATCTCTGTCTGGGACACCCGCTCAGTCTTCTGGACTCAAATGCCActcatctctgtttctctctatCCCCACTCTGCTTAGGAGGCTGTGTGGTGGTAGAAAGAACCTGGGCTTGGGAATCAAACTGAATCCAACCCAAACCCCCAGCTCTGCCGTTCTCATGGGTTGGGCGATCTTAGACACATGACTTCACCTCTCCCAGCCCCAGTCTCCTCAGCTGCGGAAGGAGCAGGGTCTGCTGCCCCACGGTTCGCTGTGTCAGCTCGATGAGGTCACAGCCATCGAGGGCACAGAACAGCCTGCTGGGCCACTCCCAGGTCTATCTGATCCTCTCTGCgttttgaaatttttaacatGTAACCAACATCTGAAAGGTCAGGGGCAGTTTCACAAGATGAAGGAGTTCTGGAGttggatggtggggatggttgcacaactGTGGAAGTCAACCTAACACCATGACCCACACACTTAAAAAGAGTTTACGATGGTCTGTTCTGTGGGGTGTGCATTCTGCCACAGTGCAGCAGAAAAAAGGTCAGGTAACAGCACACGGAAGTCTGGATTTCAGGTTTTTTGTGTGAAAACTGGGAAGACTGGGGTATGGTGGGCCCACACTCTGTGGGGCCTCAGGCTACTGACTGGAAGCTGCCGCCACGACTCTGGTATCTGTGCATGcacctggagacgggaaaggcacGCGGCCGGCCCTTAACGAACACGGGGTCCTCTTCTTTGGTCTGCGTCTTCCATATTCCTTCCCTCCTTAACTCTCTCCcgtgggggtggaggagagaggagagaaaagcagagatggagagagagatggaggtggagagagagacagagatggaggtGCAGGTGGAGAGAGGAAGTggaaagagagatggagagacagtgatggaaagagagaaggaggtggagatggagagatgaagacagagagagagacagaggtggagggagagatggagagagatggagagcgagatggaggtggagagagataaaggcagagagagagatggaggtggagagagatggagaggagatggaggtggagagaGCGCTGGCCAGCCTACTGTCACTCCTTGCAGCCCAGCCTTCCTTCTGCGGGTCCTGCGCATCCCTGGCTCCCCCACCTGTCTGGTTCGCTCCTCCCTGCCTGGCCCCTGCTTTCCCACTCTTCCTTGGCTACATTAATGCTTCTCTTCACCCCATGGCGCCTTTTGTTTTAACAGAACATCCGCGCAGCTCCCAAGCAGCCCGTCTGCTCCAAGGTGCAGTTCTCCCCGGCTGCCTGTTTCCCACCCAAGCCCAGGGGGCGCAAACCAAAAGTGAGTTTAACAGAGGCCTGGGGAGGCTGAGCCATCAGCACAAAGGACACAGTGTCTGAGACACTGGTCTAGTCAGCAGGCCAGCCAGGGTCTCCAGGCCCCGTTACACCCAAAGGTTCATCCACACCCCAAGCCCAGAGCTGGGGACCTGGGAGTTGTCCTCAGCTCTTCTTTCTGTCATTATCTTTCCAGGGCACTGGCGCCTCTCCTCCCAAAGCCACTGGCTTGGTCCAGGCCATCCGACCCCTCACCACCCCACCCACGGCCTGGCTCtccacccccacacacccacccaccaccACTGTTTGTTCCCACGCACAAATCCAATTGCATCTTCCCCCTGCTTTAAAGTCCTAAAGGCCCCAAGTCCTTCTAGAGAAAGCCCAGATTCCCCAGCAGAATCTGCAGAGTCCTCCCCAGGCTTGCCCCAGTCCCCCTCCCGGCCTCACCCATGACGCTCACGCAGCCTCCACTGCTCACGAGGGGCAGCCTCAGGCCACCGTGCTTTTGGCACGTGCCGCCCTGTGCTGAAAGCTTGCTCTGCCACTCACCCCCAGCCAACCCCGAATGGCCCTCCGAATCTCTCCTTGAGTGTGGCTCCTGTGGAGCACCGTCCCTGATTGGTGGATCACCGGATGCCCCTGCATCCCTACAGACTCTCGATATCTCTGCGCTACGTCAGTCATCACGTCCTGCTATAATTGTGCTTATGTATGTCTCTCCAACACTCCTCTCCCCTGCTTCCCTACACCCACCAGGCCCTCTGTGGGCTCGGATTGTAGCTGGTTCATTCATGTATCCCAGCATTTTCCACAGCGCCTGGCATGCAGTAGGGACTCAGTTAATGAATGTGGAATAGGTTTGCAAGAGGAACAGTCTGCTGGGTGAAGGCAAGGTCCCAGACAGGAACGGGAGCAGGACCTGCCCTTTCCTCAGCCACTTAAGCAGTGAGGActgaggggaggggggtggggggtctcTCTACCCAGCCCTTCCCACGCCCATCATGGTGCAGCCAGGGCACCTGCCTCCTGCCATGTGGACCCAAGACTGGTAGAGCTCCAGGGAGCCTTTGCAGGGCAGCCCGACTCTGGCCCTGGCCTGGGGAGGATGGCGCATGATGGATACTATCAGAAGAACTGGGTACCATTTTGGATTTTATCTCTTGTTATCTGGGTGAGCTCAGGCAAGTTGCCTAATTTTTCTGAGAACTGGTTGCTTCACCAGCACAACAGGAGGTAAGGATGACCCTCTCATTTGTAAAGCCTTGAagccagagcctggcacacaacaAATCTCCAGCCAATGTTAGTGTTCACCTTATGGGTGAATTAGGGCCCTGGGAATAATGGTTTTGTCTCAGGGAGCTAAAGGAAGCAAAATGGTCTGCATCAGATATGGCCTCCTCTCCTTTTGAGGGCTTtgccggtggctcagatgataaagaatctgcctgcaatgcaggagactcgggttcgatccctgggtcgggaggatctcctggagaagggaatggcaacccactccagtgttcttgcctggagaaatcccatggaaagaagaacccagcaggctactgtccatggggtcagacacgactgagtgaaacactttcactttccccttccGAAGGAGCCAGTGGGAAAATTCACCCTCCTCCGCTTCCAACCCCTCCCTGTTGCATAACCACACTGTATCCTGGGGGGATGGGTGAGCATCCGGGCGCCCAGAAGGCTCAGGAAGGCTTGCTAACAGCAGGAAGGAGGTATTTCTTCCCACAGGTCTAGCTGCCATCACGCTCACGCGGCACCAATGTTAACCACCGTTTTCGCTTCTCATCCCCTTCAGCCTCCCGGGATGTGGCCAGCCAACTCGGCTCCCATTGTAAGTCTCTTGCCTCTCTTTAGAAGCGTTTCGCTTTGTTTCTTCCTGTGGGTTAAAAGAgagcttccccagtgtctcagaaggtaaagaatctgcctgcaatgcaggagacccgggttcagtccctgggtggtaGGTTAAAAGGAGGAAGCAAGCCAAACACGGGGCGTCTCCCACTGGAAGGTGGGGCCACCAAGGCCAGACTGCTGGACCGTCTGCCTGGCTGTGGGGGTAACAGTGGGAGGGCttggggtgagggggagggtgGCTGGCCCTGATGAATTGGGAAATGGCCCCGAGGGCCCCTGGTTTGCTCAGGCCCCTGTCAGCTGTGGGCAGCCACAGGACGCCAAGACCccacttcctcttcttccttctgcaaAGTGAGGCTATGCTGGAGTGATTCCCCTAAGAAAGacaggccacacaccacaaaTGCATATTTGTTCTCAGAAGAAACCTTTGCCCCTATCTCATGCCCTTAAGAGAAGAAATATCTCTGCTCACCAATTCGGAGGTACCTCCTGGCTGGTTACAAGCTCAAGATGAAACTCTCCCAAGAGGAGAGAGTTAAGTGCTACCTCTGGGGGCAGGTGGTGGTCTTCCCACAGGTGAGAGCTGGTTAAAAACGTGGTTTCTTCCTTCCAGACTCAGACTGTCATCCACACCATACACAGCACCCCTGGACAGATGTTCCCTGTAAGTCTGAACACTGGTCAGCTCACAGCCCCACTACGTGCCCCTTTACCAAAGGCTGAATTCCCTAGGTCCAGAGTCAGGAAGAAAGCAGTTTAGCAAGGAGGGTGGGGACATTTGGGGCTGAGGTCCTTTGCTCAGGGGGCATGCACACAAAACTCTCCTTAGAGACAGTAGAGGTTCTGGATCAGGCTGGATTTACCCAGCGGCGCAAGAAATTGATCCCCTAgtggccactccagtgttcttacccggagaatcccagggacggaggagcctggtaggctgccatctatggggtcgcacagagtcggacacgactgaagcgacttggcagcaacagcagctgaTCAAGGACGTAGGCTGCTTCTCCGCCTCCGCCTCCTGCCGAGACAAATTACACAGGAACCTGGAGTCAGCGGGGCTGTCCTTGGAGGGGCTGAGGGGCAGGTGACCATGATGAGATCCAGGAGTACACAGGAAGTCCCAGCAAGGCTGATACGGGGAGGAAGGTGGCTCGGAAAACCCAAGAGCTGAAACCTTTACTACTTCAGTCTCCTATTGGGGCATCCTCTCTAGAACGTGCCCTCTCACAAGAGTTTACGCATTCGGGTGCGTGCGCACTCCTGCCCTGACGTTCTCAATCTCATTTCAACAGAATCCCGTGATCCCACCCGTGGTGTATCCCAGTTCGGTTTACGTAAGTGGTTTCTCGGGGAGGCCTGGTTTTTGctgtgcagggttgggggcagggggagagggcagctttcaaaattaaaagcagtGCCTTAGTAAACTGAAGTTCTGGAAACTTCCAAGTAACTTAGAAGACTTACAAAAGGAGCTTTCACCTTTAAAATCATCCCTTCACCCTGAGCATATCATAGCCTCCCCTTCTCAGCCTAAGCATCCTTTG is part of the Budorcas taxicolor isolate Tak-1 chromosome 19, Takin1.1, whole genome shotgun sequence genome and harbors:
- the LOC128064989 gene encoding galectin-9 isoform X1, translated to MAFGGAQASYINPVVPFTGTIQGGLQDGHKITIIGTVLPSGGNRFAVNLQTGYSDHDIAFHFNPRFEEGGYVVCNTKQRGSWGPEERKMQMPFQRGSSFELCFQVQSSEFRVIVNRNLFMQYAHRVPFHRIDAICITGVVQLSSISFQPPGMWPANSAPITQTVIHTIHSTPGQMFPNPVIPPVVYPSSVYQLPFFTSILGGLYPSKSILVSGTILPNAQRFYINLRSGSDIAFHLNPRFNENAVVRNTQINGSWGSEERSLPRGMPFFRGQSFSVWIVCEGHCFKVAVGGQHLFEYHHRLKNLPAINNLEVGGDIQLTHVQT
- the LOC128064989 gene encoding galectin-9 isoform X2, giving the protein MAFGGAQASYINPVVPFTGTIQGGLQDGHKITIIGTVLPSGGNRFAVNLQTGYSDHDIAFHFNPRFEEGGYVVCNTKQRGSWGPEERKMQMPFQRGSSFELCFQVQSSEFRVIVNRNLFMQYAHRVPFHRIDAICITGVVQLSSISFQPPGMWPANSAPITQTVIHTIHSTPGQMFPNPVIPPVVYPSSVYRVHGSGPPPRFYINLRSGSDIAFHLNPRFNENAVVRNTQINGSWGSEERSLPRGMPFFRGQSFSVWIVCEGHCFKVAVGGQHLFEYHHRLKNLPAINNLEVGGDIQLTHVQT